Proteins from one Oryza sativa Japonica Group chromosome 12, ASM3414082v1 genomic window:
- the LOC4352165 gene encoding uncharacterized protein isoform X2, with translation MAHILISQLSCGDSNIRIKARVSRLWDFHDLNDDRKIVHTDLVLLDETGNSIHAQMYQHVIVNLKPLLQEGKVYYIDSFTVRYANRTYRPVAHSQMILFTKWTTLEECVDVPADFPAITFSLTPFGDVPSLVDKNIFYVDIMGVITEIGTTSTVRPQSRNTDSLKRTLQICDASNSTLPLTLWGERATAFDAENIYNAGQRQPQVVVFVGTLVKNYKGLGLTLTGSSPCKWYINLEIPEVVELKESFSTNFQPIRWNDDPPAGFNQSNPQEKTLKDILDLNPHKHKEAAS, from the exons ATGGCGCACATACTCATCTCACAGCTGTCATGTGGTGATTCAAACATACGAATTAAGGCAAGAGTTTCTAGGCTATGGGACTTTCATGATCTCAATGATGACAGAAAAATTGTGCACACTGATCTTGTCTTACTGGATGAAACG ggGAACAGCATACATGCTCAAATGTATCAGCATGTAATAGTGAACTTGAAACCTCTTCTTCAAGAAGGAAAAGTTTACTACATTGATTCATTCACTGTCAGATATGCAAATAGGACATATAGGCCAGTTGCGCATAGCCAAATGATCCTATTCACTAAATGGACAACTTTAGAAGAATGTGTCGATGTGCCTGCTGATTTCCCTGCTATAACATTTTCATTGACACCTTTTGGAGATGTTCCCTCTCTTGTGGACAAAAACATCTTTTATGTTG ATATTATGGGTGTTATCACTGAAATTGGCACAACGTCTACTGTACGTCCTCAGTCAAGGAACACTGACAGTTTAAAAAGAACACTACAAATATGTGATGCAAG CAATTCCACACTACCTCTCACACTTTGGGGAGAGCGAGCAACTGCTTTCGATGCTGAGAATATCTACAATGCTGGCCAAAGACAACCTCAGGTGGTTGTGTTTGTTGGCACGCTTGTCAAGAACTACAAAGGCTTAG GGCTTACACTGACTGGAAGCTCCCCATGCAAATGGTACATTAACCTTGAAATACCTGAAGTAGTGGAACTGAAAGAAAG CTTTAGCACCAACTTTCAGCCAATCAGGTGGAACGACGATCCTCCTGCAGGATTCAACCAAAGCAACCCACAAGAAAAGACACTTAAAGACATTCTTGACCTTAATCCTCATAAACATAAG GAAGCAGCTTCATAG
- the LOC4352165 gene encoding uncharacterized protein isoform X1 has translation MDWLARHKGVIDCANKKVTLTSYDGRVVTVHALSFESLRSRLNQITLEEIPIVREYPDVFPDDLPGMPPKRDIEFRIDLVPGTTPIHKRPYRMAANELAEVKRQVDELLQKGYIRPSSSPWGAPVIFVEKKDHTQRMCVDYRALNDVTIKNKYPLPRIDDLFDQLKGATVFSKIDLRSRYHQLRIKEEDIPKTAFTTRYGLFECTVMSFGLTNAPAFFMNLMNKVFMEYLDKFVVVFIDDILIYSRTKEEHEEHLRLALEKLREHQLYAKFSKCEFWLSEVKFLGHVISAGGVAVDPSNVESVTNWKQPKTVSEIRSFLGLAGYYRRFIENFSKIAKPMTRLLQKDVKYKWSEECE, from the coding sequence atggactggttagccagacataaaggtgtgatagactgtgccaacaaaaaagtaactctcaccagctatgatggtcgagttgtaactgttcatgcattgtcatttgagtctttaaggtcaagactgaaccagataactttggaagagattcctatagtccgggagtatcctgatgtgttcccagatgatttacctggtatgccgcctaaaagggatatagagttcagaatagatttggtacctggaacaactccgatccataagagaccttatcgaatggcagccaatgagttggcagaagttaagaggcaagtagatgaattgctacagaaaggatacatcagaccgagttcatcaccatggggagctccggttatttttgtggaaaagaaagaccatactcagagaatgtgtgtggactatcgtgcactaaacgatgtgactatcaagaataagtatccactacccaggattgatgatttgtttgatcagcttaaaggtgccactgttttctccaagatagatctccgATCAcggtatcatcagttgagaatcaaagaggaagatatacctaagacagcttttaccactaggtatgggttgttcgaatgtactgttatgtcttttggacttaccaatgcccctgctttcttcatgaacttgatgaataaggtgtttatggaatacctagacaagttcgtggtggtctttattgatgatattcttatctactctcggaccaaagaagagcatgaggaacatcttcgccttgcattggagaagctacgagaacatcaactgtatgctaagtttagcaagtgtgaattttggttgtctgaagtgaaattccttggtcacgtcatctcagccggaggagttgccgtcgatcctagtaacgtggaatccgtaaccaattggaagcaaccgaagacagtttcagagattcgcagtttcctaggcctcgcaggatattatcggaggtttatagagaatttttccaagattgctaagcccatgacacgactgcttcagaaagatgtgaagtacaagtggtcggaagaatgtgagtag